The Paraphotobacterium marinum genome contains a region encoding:
- the astB gene encoding N-succinylarginine dihydrolase: MNIFEFNFDGLVGPTHNYSGLSVGNLASGSHKNQMSNPKEAALQGLLKMKALHDLGFKQGVLPPQERPNIAVLKSLGFEGTDESIITQAFKSSPEILSCVTSASSMWTANAATVSPSSDTADNKVHFTPANLNSMFHRSIEHKTTSKVLKKIFADNNYFVHHNALPSVSHFGDEGAANHTRFCNNYGDKGIEFFVFGQYAFDKSKLRPKSFVARQTYEASQAIARKHKLDPRFVVYAQQNPNVIDQGVFHNDVISVGNRNILFCHEEAFLNKAEIYKSLTQKIDLGIIEVPTNKVSVKDCVQSYLFNSQIITQNKINTIVLPEESRNNPRVWSFINDIQSDPHSGIDEIKVFNLTESMSNGGGPACLRLRVVLNKKEQEAMNSEVILNDEKYNVLVNWVNKYYRDQLVPNDLKDPLLLNESRAALDELTKILCLGSIYDFQQI, translated from the coding sequence ATGAATATTTTCGAATTTAATTTTGATGGACTGGTTGGGCCTACTCATAACTATAGTGGTCTTTCCGTTGGGAACTTAGCTTCAGGTTCACACAAAAATCAAATGTCAAATCCCAAAGAAGCAGCTCTCCAAGGTCTTTTAAAAATGAAAGCCCTACATGATCTTGGTTTTAAACAGGGTGTACTACCTCCACAAGAAAGGCCCAATATAGCCGTACTAAAAAGTCTAGGCTTTGAAGGCACAGATGAATCTATCATTACACAAGCTTTTAAGTCATCACCAGAAATTTTGTCTTGTGTAACATCTGCTTCTTCAATGTGGACAGCTAATGCAGCTACAGTTTCTCCCTCATCAGATACTGCTGACAATAAAGTACATTTTACACCAGCAAATTTAAACTCAATGTTTCATCGCTCCATCGAACATAAAACCACATCAAAAGTACTTAAGAAAATTTTTGCTGATAATAATTATTTTGTTCATCATAATGCATTACCTTCAGTATCTCACTTCGGTGATGAAGGGGCTGCTAATCATACCCGATTTTGTAATAATTATGGTGATAAAGGTATCGAATTTTTTGTTTTTGGTCAATATGCCTTCGATAAAAGTAAATTAAGGCCTAAAAGCTTTGTAGCTCGACAGACTTATGAAGCCTCTCAGGCAATTGCCCGTAAACATAAACTAGATCCTAGATTTGTAGTTTATGCACAACAAAACCCAAATGTAATTGACCAAGGTGTTTTTCATAATGATGTCATCTCCGTTGGAAATCGAAATATTTTATTTTGTCATGAAGAAGCTTTTTTAAATAAAGCAGAGATATATAAGTCATTAACACAAAAAATAGATTTGGGTATTATTGAGGTACCAACTAACAAAGTTAGTGTTAAAGATTGCGTGCAATCATATCTATTTAATTCTCAGATTATTACACAGAATAAAATAAACACTATCGTACTTCCTGAAGAATCTCGTAACAACCCAAGAGTATGGAGTTTCATAAACGATATTCAATCTGACCCTCATTCTGGAATTGATGAAATTAAAGTATTTAATTTAACCGAAAGTATGTCTAACGGTGGAGGACCAGCTTGTTTAAGACTTCGTGTTGTTTTGAATAAAAAAGAACAAGAAGCAATGAACTCCGAAGTAATTTTGAATGATGAAAAGTATAATGTACTTGTAAATTGGGTCAATAAATATTATAGAGATCAATTGGTTCCGAATGATTTAAAAGATCCACTTTTATTAAATGAGAGTCGAGCTGCTTTAGATGAACTGACTAAAATATTATGCTTGGGAAGTATTTATGATTTTCAACAAATCTAA